In the genome of Ignavibacteriales bacterium, one region contains:
- the pdxA gene encoding 4-hydroxythreonine-4-phosphate dehydrogenase PdxA, producing MKSFYFTCGDVNGIGPEITLKLFNRIKFISKQKIIFVCPQNIFEQSASLISPQFEYRFNKNPLHFEAGLVNIYPIKKVSIKIGKATKESGTGAYDSIITAFNFVRNDKSSALITSPISKTAFNLAGIKYKGHTDMIADWCKSKNYMMTFLSDKMKAALSTIHIPLKKVPKILTKDLITGQILLLNEMLKKDLGIKLPSIAVLGLNPHAGEDGLIGDEENKILLPAMNSLRSKVKVYGPFSPDAFFAAGLYKQFDLFLGLYHDQALIPFKMLNFAGGVNYTAGLPIVRTSPDHGVAYDIAWQNKADETSLFQAFRFADKILSNRMKNASAKK from the coding sequence ATGAAATCTTTTTATTTTACATGTGGTGATGTTAACGGAATTGGTCCTGAGATAACATTAAAGCTTTTTAACAGAATAAAATTTATCTCAAAACAGAAAATTATTTTCGTCTGTCCTCAAAATATTTTTGAACAATCTGCAAGTCTCATCTCTCCTCAATTCGAATACCGGTTCAATAAAAATCCTTTACACTTTGAAGCTGGTCTTGTAAATATTTACCCGATAAAAAAAGTCTCAATAAAAATAGGTAAGGCGACTAAAGAATCGGGGACAGGTGCTTATGATTCAATAATTACTGCTTTCAACTTTGTTAGAAACGATAAATCATCAGCTTTGATTACCTCACCGATTTCTAAAACAGCTTTCAATCTGGCAGGAATAAAATATAAGGGTCACACTGATATGATTGCTGATTGGTGTAAATCAAAAAATTATATGATGACTTTTCTTTCCGATAAAATGAAAGCTGCACTTAGTACAATCCACATACCATTAAAAAAAGTTCCGAAAATTCTTACCAAGGATTTAATAACAGGACAGATTCTCCTCTTAAACGAGATGTTGAAAAAAGATCTTGGTATTAAATTACCATCAATCGCAGTGTTGGGACTAAATCCGCATGCAGGAGAAGACGGTTTAATTGGTGATGAAGAGAATAAAATCTTATTACCCGCAATGAATTCCTTAAGATCCAAAGTCAAAGTTTACGGTCCATTTTCACCCGATGCATTTTTTGCGGCTGGTTTGTATAAACAATTCGATTTGTTTTTAGGTCTGTACCATGACCAGGCGCTTATTCCATTTAAGATGCTGAACTTTGCAGGTGGTGTTAATTACACAGCAGGATTACCAATTGTTCGTACGTCCCCTGACCACGGTGTTGCGTACGATATTGCCTGGCAAAATAAGGCAGATGAGACAAGTTTATTCCAGGCCTTCAGGTTTGCAGACAAAATTTTATCCAACCGGATGAAAAATGCATCCGCTAAAAAATAA
- the rho gene encoding transcription termination factor Rho, with protein sequence MDISDLKSKKIVELNAIAKELNIAGYSDLRKQELIFRILEEQTAKDGLTFSKGVLEVLPDGYGFLRSSDYNYLPSPDDIYVSPSQIKKFSLRTGDFVSGQVRPPKEGERFFALLRVEAVNGLEPEGIRERTLFDNLVPVYPTRRINLESAPGEYSMRIMDLLSPIGKGQRGLIVSPPKSGKTILLQKIANSITRNHPEIKLIILLIDERPEEVTDMERSVKGEVISSTFDEPAERHVQVADMVIEKAKRLVEAKEDVVILLDSITRLARAHNIVVPHSGRILSGGVDSNALHKPKRFFGAARNTEDGGSLTIIATALIDTGSRMDDVIFEEFKGTGNMEIVLNRDLSDRRIFPAIDVNRSGTRREDLLMKEEDLSKIWILRKILSEFTPVEAMDFILDKMRGTKNNKDFLNNMNS encoded by the coding sequence ATGGATATATCCGATCTCAAATCAAAAAAAATTGTTGAACTCAATGCGATAGCTAAAGAACTGAACATCGCGGGTTACAGTGATTTGAGAAAGCAAGAGTTGATTTTTAGAATTCTCGAAGAACAAACCGCAAAGGACGGTCTCACTTTTTCAAAAGGTGTGCTTGAAGTGCTGCCGGATGGTTACGGTTTTCTGCGTTCTTCAGATTATAATTATCTGCCATCTCCGGACGATATTTATGTCTCGCCTTCGCAGATAAAAAAATTCAGTCTCCGTACAGGGGATTTTGTAAGCGGACAGGTAAGACCTCCGAAAGAAGGTGAAAGATTTTTTGCTTTGCTTAGGGTTGAAGCTGTAAACGGACTTGAACCGGAAGGTATACGCGAAAGAACTTTATTCGATAACCTTGTTCCTGTTTATCCGACAAGAAGAATTAATCTTGAATCCGCTCCGGGTGAATATTCAATGAGAATTATGGACCTGCTTTCTCCCATTGGAAAAGGTCAGAGGGGTTTGATAGTTTCACCACCTAAAAGCGGTAAAACAATTTTGTTACAGAAGATCGCTAATTCAATTACCAGAAATCATCCAGAAATAAAACTGATAATTTTACTTATTGACGAACGACCTGAAGAAGTAACCGATATGGAACGCTCAGTTAAAGGAGAAGTAATCAGTTCAACTTTTGATGAACCGGCTGAAAGACACGTACAGGTCGCGGATATGGTTATTGAAAAAGCAAAACGTCTTGTCGAGGCAAAGGAAGATGTTGTAATTCTTCTTGATAGTATAACAAGACTTGCCCGTGCGCACAATATTGTCGTTCCTCATAGCGGAAGGATTCTTTCGGGTGGTGTGGATTCCAACGCACTTCATAAACCAAAAAGATTTTTTGGTGCCGCAAGAAATACTGAGGACGGCGGAAGTTTAACCATTATTGCAACCGCACTGATCGATACCGGAAGCAGAATGGATGATGTTATCTTTGAAGAATTCAAAGGTACAGGAAACATGGAAATTGTACTTAACCGTGACCTTAGTGACAGAAGAATATTCCCTGCAATAGATGTTAACCGTTCCGGAACCAGAAGGGAAGACTTACTCATGAAAGAAGAAGATCTTTCCAAGATATGGATACTTAGAAAAATCCTTAGCGAGTTTACACCTGTTGAAGCAATGGACTTTATACTTGATAAAATGCGCGGAACAAAGAACAATAAAGATTTTCTTAACAACATGAATTCATAA
- a CDS encoding dihydroorotate dehydrogenase, translating to MSKVDLSVQVGPLKFRNPIMLASGTVGYGNEIAEFTDLNKIGGIVTKSLSLKPRKGNPPQRIVETPSGMLNAIGLANVGVEQFLKEKIPFLKKYDVPLICNIAASTVEEYVECTRILTQEDSITAFEINVSCPNVKEGGLQFGNDVAAVAKITEKVKSVSTKPIIIKLSPNVSYISGFAKAVKESGGDAVSAINTLVGTSFNIFTKKPKIHNVNGGLSGPAIKPVALAKVLEIRKEVDIPIIGIGGIMDWKDVIEFMIVGASAIQLGTLNFINPSAAGQILTELENYCNNFGITKLSDVTGSYII from the coding sequence ATGAGCAAAGTTGATTTATCAGTACAGGTCGGACCATTAAAATTCAGAAACCCGATAATGCTTGCATCAGGTACTGTCGGATATGGAAATGAAATTGCTGAATTCACTGACCTGAATAAGATAGGTGGGATAGTTACAAAATCACTTAGCTTAAAACCGAGAAAAGGCAACCCTCCCCAAAGAATAGTAGAAACACCTTCGGGAATGTTAAATGCAATAGGTCTTGCTAATGTTGGAGTAGAACAGTTCCTGAAAGAAAAAATTCCATTCCTTAAAAAATATGATGTACCGCTTATCTGCAACATAGCTGCAAGTACTGTGGAAGAGTATGTTGAATGTACCAGAATTCTTACACAGGAAGACTCGATAACAGCATTCGAGATAAATGTTTCCTGTCCCAATGTTAAAGAAGGCGGATTGCAATTTGGAAATGATGTTGCAGCCGTTGCAAAAATTACTGAAAAAGTAAAATCGGTTTCCACAAAACCAATAATAATTAAATTATCACCAAATGTATCTTACATATCAGGTTTTGCAAAAGCAGTCAAAGAATCCGGTGGCGATGCGGTATCAGCCATCAATACACTTGTCGGAACCTCGTTCAACATCTTTACAAAAAAACCAAAGATACACAACGTTAACGGCGGACTTTCAGGTCCGGCAATAAAACCTGTTGCGCTTGCAAAGGTACTTGAGATAAGAAAAGAAGTTGATATTCCTATCATTGGTATTGGCGGAATTATGGACTGGAAAGATGTAATTGAATTTATGATTGTTGGTGCGTCTGCAATCCAGTTAGGCACTTTGAACTTTATAAACCCGTCCGCTGCAGGACAGATACTTACTGAATTAGAAAACTATTGCAATAACTTTGGTATAACCAAACTATCCGATGTAACAGGCTCATATATCATTTAA
- a CDS encoding adenylate kinase, which translates to MQFILFGSPGVGKGTQAKILSAKFSIPHISTGDILRQAVKEKTALGIKAKEIMDKGELVSDDIMIGIIKETLSKPECEKGFILDGFPRTLEQASAFDLMLGELHINDIYLMYLTANEDEIVKRLTNRRACKVCSSIFIYSEVKDAEKCPNCGAVNSFYLRNDDKEDVIRHRLQIFESTTKPVLSHYEKQDKVIYVNGLDPIDAVTKNILKFLQGKPGIKHSLSV; encoded by the coding sequence ATGCAATTCATCTTATTCGGTTCACCGGGCGTTGGAAAAGGCACTCAGGCAAAAATTCTATCGGCAAAATTTAGTATTCCGCACATCTCTACAGGTGATATTCTCCGTCAGGCTGTAAAAGAAAAAACCGCGCTTGGTATAAAAGCTAAAGAGATAATGGATAAAGGTGAATTGGTCTCTGACGATATAATGATAGGAATAATAAAAGAAACACTCTCAAAACCTGAGTGTGAAAAAGGTTTTATTCTTGACGGCTTTCCAAGAACTCTTGAACAAGCTTCCGCTTTTGATTTAATGCTGGGTGAATTACATATCAACGACATTTATTTAATGTATTTAACCGCTAACGAAGATGAAATTGTTAAGCGCCTGACTAACCGCCGTGCCTGTAAAGTATGTTCAAGTATTTTTATTTACAGTGAAGTAAAGGATGCTGAGAAATGCCCTAATTGCGGTGCTGTGAATAGTTTTTATCTCAGGAATGACGATAAAGAAGATGTTATCCGGCACAGACTGCAGATATTTGAAAGCACTACAAAACCTGTACTAAGCCACTATGAAAAACAGGATAAAGTGATTTACGTTAATGGACTTGATCCGATAGATGCTGTGACTAAAAATATTTTAAAATTCCTCCAAGGGAAACCAGGAATCAAGCATTCTCTTTCTGTTTAA
- a CDS encoding bifunctional folylpolyglutamate synthase/dihydrofolate synthase codes for MDLQSTLNRLYSLHTFGIKLGLENISRFLKFIGDPQKKIKTFHIAGSNGKGSTSSFIASILQESGFKTGLYTSPHFVKFNERIRINGIEIPDEYIAGFVNEFDKPISDFELTFFEVTTAMAFQYFADNKVDYAVIETGLGGRLDATNVLSPLACIITSISLEHTAILGNTVEQIAAEKGGIIKQHSKVFLGKLPEAASKVIAKICNNTNSEIFSIDDYTNEKESSLELYTEEIELDEWTMPLKGCYQKYNAALAALAVTKTLDSDDYSAVQRGIKNVILNTGLQGRYEFFSTKPDVIFDSAHNPEGVINFLNEFDSGRKKYSRTKLIFGVLEDKAVKEMLSLLSKSFDEILVTSINNERACSTDKLLSICNELSINAGVVTNPLGYIKSFIKEHKDNCLVVLGSMYLLGEVKTGLLNINS; via the coding sequence ATGGATCTCCAATCTACTCTTAACAGATTATATTCGCTTCACACTTTCGGAATTAAACTTGGACTTGAGAATATTTCCAGGTTTCTTAAGTTCATTGGTGATCCGCAAAAAAAAATAAAGACGTTTCATATTGCAGGTTCAAATGGAAAGGGGAGTACATCATCGTTCATTGCAAGTATACTTCAGGAATCCGGATTTAAAACCGGTCTTTATACTTCACCGCATTTTGTAAAATTCAATGAACGTATCAGGATAAATGGTATAGAAATTCCCGATGAGTATATAGCAGGATTTGTAAATGAATTTGATAAACCAATTTCTGATTTTGAACTGACCTTTTTTGAAGTGACAACGGCAATGGCGTTTCAATATTTTGCTGATAATAAAGTTGACTATGCAGTAATTGAGACCGGACTTGGCGGTCGACTTGACGCGACAAACGTTCTTTCACCGCTTGCATGTATAATTACTTCAATTAGCCTGGAACACACAGCAATACTCGGCAATACAGTGGAACAAATTGCTGCAGAAAAAGGCGGTATTATTAAACAGCATTCAAAAGTGTTTTTAGGAAAACTTCCGGAAGCTGCTTCTAAAGTAATTGCTAAAATTTGCAATAATACTAACAGTGAGATTTTTTCCATTGATGATTATACAAATGAAAAAGAAAGTTCGCTTGAACTTTATACGGAAGAAATTGAACTTGACGAGTGGACAATGCCGCTTAAAGGTTGTTACCAAAAATATAACGCAGCATTAGCCGCATTGGCGGTAACAAAAACTCTTGACTCTGATGACTACAGTGCTGTGCAGCGCGGGATTAAAAATGTGATATTGAATACAGGTCTGCAGGGCAGGTATGAATTTTTCAGTACAAAACCTGATGTGATTTTTGATTCAGCACATAACCCTGAAGGAGTTATTAATTTTTTGAATGAGTTTGATTCCGGTCGAAAAAAATATAGCAGGACTAAACTGATTTTCGGTGTACTGGAAGACAAAGCAGTAAAGGAAATGTTATCACTTCTCTCAAAAAGTTTTGATGAAATTTTAGTGACATCAATAAATAATGAAAGAGCATGCAGTACAGACAAATTATTAAGTATCTGTAATGAACTTTCGATAAATGCCGGTGTGGTTACAAATCCGCTTGGCTACATTAAATCATTTATAAAGGAACATAAGGATAATTGCCTGGTTGTACTCGGAAGTATGTATTTACTGGGTGAGGTTAAAACAGGGTTGTTAAATATAAATTCTTGA
- a CDS encoding class I SAM-dependent methyltransferase, producing the protein MHPLKNKNYEALSTVYSHLMRTVNYKAWAKYIFAISKNHLSRNPKVLELASGEGKLANFLRVYYPDIIVSDLSFEMVKRIKGFEGYKVCLNMTSLPFKQKFDLIICAFDSINYLTSRIKIQQFFKSVKMLMNQNSIFTFDASLLNNSLKSNKSVTLKNRVNGIEYSQSSSFNTKTRIHKNEFIIQDGDNRIIKETHNQKIYDFDFYFTAAEKSGLYVSECFKAFTFEEAKAVNERVQFILRKNRQNADI; encoded by the coding sequence ATGCATCCGCTAAAAAATAAAAACTATGAAGCATTAAGTACTGTTTATTCTCACCTAATGAGAACAGTAAACTACAAGGCATGGGCAAAATATATTTTCGCAATTTCAAAAAATCATTTAAGCAGGAACCCGAAAGTTCTTGAGCTTGCCTCCGGTGAAGGTAAACTTGCAAATTTTCTTCGAGTGTATTACCCGGACATAATTGTTTCCGACCTCAGTTTTGAAATGGTAAAAAGAATAAAAGGGTTTGAAGGTTATAAAGTCTGTTTGAATATGACATCACTGCCATTCAAACAAAAATTTGATTTGATAATTTGCGCCTTCGACAGCATTAATTATCTTACAAGCAGAATAAAAATACAGCAGTTCTTTAAATCAGTTAAAATGTTAATGAACCAGAATTCAATATTCACATTTGATGCAAGCCTACTTAACAATAGCTTAAAGTCAAACAAGTCTGTTACACTTAAAAACAGAGTGAATGGTATTGAATATAGCCAATCGAGTTCATTCAATACGAAGACAAGGATTCATAAAAATGAATTCATTATTCAAGACGGTGATAATAGAATTATTAAAGAAACACATAACCAAAAAATTTACGATTTTGATTTTTATTTTACTGCGGCTGAAAAGTCAGGTCTATATGTAAGCGAGTGTTTTAAAGCATTTACATTTGAAGAAGCTAAAGCTGTAAATGAAAGAGTTCAATTCATACTAAGAAAGAACAGGCAAAATGCTGACATTTGA
- a CDS encoding dihydroorotate dehydrogenase electron transfer subunit: MFILNAPVEKSIELENKIYLLQVRCPEITSDVRPGQFLNVRVSESMYPLLRRPFSVCDVDDEHLYLMFNILGEGTKILARKHKDETIDIIGPLGNGFNLEGEFDTAVIVAGGLGAAPFPFFTRMIKDHKKILTFIGGRSHKDIITYGMQNISIATEDGSLGLKGNVIHLLQQNLEQLKSNRIKIFSCGPTGMLRALKDFTIKNNFDCEVSTECAMACGFGICQGCPIESTEHPDKYHLVCKDGPVFNVKDVLL; encoded by the coding sequence GTGTTCATCTTAAACGCTCCAGTAGAAAAATCCATTGAGTTAGAAAATAAAATTTACCTCTTACAGGTTCGCTGTCCTGAAATCACATCCGATGTAAGACCGGGTCAATTTCTTAACGTGCGTGTTTCCGAATCAATGTATCCGCTGCTTCGAAGACCTTTTAGTGTTTGCGATGTTGATGATGAGCATCTTTATCTTATGTTCAATATACTTGGTGAAGGAACAAAAATTCTTGCAAGAAAACACAAAGATGAAACTATAGATATAATCGGTCCTCTAGGTAACGGATTTAATTTAGAAGGTGAGTTTGATACCGCAGTTATAGTTGCTGGCGGACTTGGTGCTGCACCTTTTCCATTCTTTACCAGGATGATTAAAGACCATAAGAAGATTCTGACATTCATTGGCGGACGTTCTCACAAGGATATAATTACTTACGGAATGCAGAATATTTCAATAGCTACTGAAGATGGTTCATTAGGTTTAAAGGGAAATGTAATTCATCTCCTTCAGCAGAATCTTGAGCAATTAAAATCTAATCGAATAAAAATTTTCTCCTGCGGTCCAACAGGAATGTTGAGAGCTTTAAAAGATTTTACAATAAAAAATAATTTTGATTGTGAAGTATCAACCGAATGTGCAATGGCTTGCGGGTTTGGTATATGCCAGGGTTGTCCAATCGAATCCACCGAACACCCTGATAAATATCATCTCGTCTGCAAGGATGGTCCTGTTTTCAATGTGAAGGATGTGCTGTTATGA
- a CDS encoding nucleoside deaminase — translation MLAAIRESQRAFDHNEVPVGAVIVYKDRIIAKGHNQVEMLKDPTAHAEMIAITSAATYLDNWRLSECDIYVTLEPCIMCTGALLAARVRSIFFSVFDPKFGACGSVQNLAENSKTNHRISVYSGLMMEESKSLLAHFFHSLRLRENQSGSEDSIRLN, via the coding sequence ATGCTGGCAGCAATACGAGAGTCGCAACGAGCTTTTGATCATAATGAGGTTCCTGTCGGCGCAGTAATTGTTTATAAAGATAGAATTATTGCAAAAGGTCATAACCAGGTTGAAATGCTGAAAGACCCAACAGCACATGCTGAAATGATCGCGATAACTTCTGCAGCAACTTACCTTGACAACTGGCGCCTTAGTGAATGCGATATCTATGTAACGCTTGAACCTTGCATTATGTGTACCGGAGCATTGTTGGCTGCAAGAGTAAGAAGTATTTTTTTTTCTGTCTTCGATCCGAAATTCGGGGCGTGCGGTTCAGTACAAAATCTGGCAGAGAATAGTAAGACCAATCACAGAATCAGTGTTTATTCAGGGTTGATGATGGAGGAATCAAAATCATTACTTGCACATTTTTTTCATTCACTTAGACTGAGAGAAAATCAATCTGGCAGTGAAGACTCGATCAGGTTAAATTGA
- a CDS encoding ATP-binding cassette domain-containing protein — protein sequence MLTFDNVSFNYANQEVFSDINFSLENGELSFLIGKSGSGKSTLLQLIYMNIMPDSGSVQVGEYNSKTIKPKQLPKLRRKLGIIFQDFRLLTDRNIYDNLSFVLQSVSTPSGEIKKKVNDALSDVGLIHRRYSMPDELSGGEKQRVAIARAIVNEPMLILADEPTGNLDPETSMEIMNILTKINGRGTAVLFATHNYELVKKGNAKILKIENGKVLKAVLKQKENA from the coding sequence ATGCTGACATTTGATAATGTTTCTTTTAACTATGCAAACCAGGAAGTATTCAGCGATATAAATTTTTCGTTGGAGAACGGTGAATTAAGTTTTTTGATAGGGAAGAGCGGATCAGGCAAAAGTACACTGCTTCAATTGATATACATGAATATTATGCCGGATTCAGGATCGGTTCAGGTTGGCGAATATAATTCAAAGACGATTAAACCGAAGCAGTTGCCTAAACTAAGGCGAAAGCTTGGAATAATTTTTCAGGACTTCAGACTTCTGACAGACAGAAATATTTATGATAATCTTTCATTCGTTCTGCAATCAGTAAGTACGCCTTCAGGAGAAATAAAGAAAAAAGTTAATGACGCATTAAGTGATGTTGGATTAATACATCGGCGATACAGTATGCCGGATGAGTTGTCCGGCGGTGAAAAACAGCGTGTTGCAATTGCGCGTGCAATTGTAAATGAACCGATGCTGATACTTGCGGATGAACCGACTGGAAATCTTGATCCGGAAACTTCGATGGAAATAATGAATATTCTTACCAAGATAAACGGCAGGGGAACTGCGGTGCTTTTTGCAACGCACAATTATGAACTTGTAAAGAAGGGTAATGCAAAAATTCTAAAGATAGAAAATGGTAAAGTTCTGAAAGCTGTTCTTAAACAGAAAGAGAATGCTTGA
- a CDS encoding GWxTD domain-containing protein, whose product MMQKLLFISLCISAFVFAQPRQNSILTETNFIPQGNGYELFFSYRIPFERIVFEKNHAGYNASFRINIEVTDSSGKFISRGMSSKKINVLSYEATISKNLFAEGLINLEVPTTRVKIVPVFTDNITNQEQRMPPVITTAIVEQSDFLSPFVVENKKSTCNGNEVSRLANFGGVVPFSKKTYDLLIPSFDTSLTSVKVVIINNKDTVLNKSITSSGVRGLELEECNGSIVISDKSSNNSFQLFRIENFNSSLEEGSITVFVSATDKFKKENMFQGDVRWFDRPFILFNQEISARTLKYLDDEELVSKVLKSDDEKYFSELLNVWKNYDPTPDTKFNELLEQYYRRVDYSIRNFSTITGKMGWETDRGEVYIKFGEPDNISRSYDDQGKVVESWSYTTTSKIFSFVDKTGTGEFVILNSK is encoded by the coding sequence ATGATGCAAAAACTGTTATTCATTTCTCTCTGCATTTCTGCTTTTGTATTTGCACAACCGAGGCAGAATTCCATCCTGACGGAAACCAATTTTATTCCTCAAGGTAATGGATATGAATTATTTTTTTCATACCGCATCCCTTTTGAACGGATTGTTTTTGAAAAGAATCATGCCGGTTATAATGCTTCATTCCGAATAAATATTGAAGTGACTGATTCATCCGGGAAGTTTATTTCAAGAGGGATGAGCAGTAAAAAAATAAATGTACTGAGCTACGAAGCAACCATCTCAAAAAATCTTTTTGCCGAAGGATTAATAAATCTTGAGGTTCCTACAACTCGTGTAAAGATAGTCCCGGTCTTTACAGATAATATTACAAATCAAGAACAGCGAATGCCTCCAGTAATTACAACAGCAATAGTTGAACAAAGTGATTTTCTTTCACCATTTGTTGTAGAGAATAAAAAAAGTACTTGTAATGGAAATGAAGTTTCAAGGTTAGCTAACTTCGGTGGAGTGGTTCCATTCTCAAAAAAAACATATGATCTTTTAATTCCGTCATTTGATACTTCTTTAACTTCAGTAAAAGTTGTAATTATAAATAACAAGGATACTGTTCTGAATAAATCAATCACATCGTCAGGTGTACGCGGTTTAGAATTGGAAGAGTGTAATGGTTCAATAGTCATTAGTGATAAATCAAGTAACAATTCTTTTCAATTATTCCGAATCGAAAATTTTAATTCATCACTCGAAGAAGGATCGATCACGGTTTTTGTTTCAGCAACAGACAAATTCAAAAAAGAAAATATGTTCCAGGGAGATGTCAGGTGGTTTGATCGTCCCTTTATACTTTTTAACCAGGAAATCTCCGCCCGTACTTTGAAATATCTGGATGATGAAGAACTCGTGAGTAAAGTTCTGAAATCTGACGATGAGAAATATTTTAGTGAACTTTTAAATGTGTGGAAAAATTATGATCCTACACCCGACACAAAATTTAATGAGTTACTGGAGCAGTACTATCGCCGGGTTGATTATAGCATAAGGAACTTTTCCACCATCACAGGTAAAATGGGATGGGAGACCGATAGGGGCGAAGTATATATAAAATTTGGCGAGCCCGATAATATTTCACGGTCTTATGATGATCAGGGCAAAGTGGTTGAATCGTGGAGCTATACAACCACTTCAAAAATTTTTAGTTTTGTTGATAAAACAGGAACGGGTGAATTTGTTATCTTAAACAGTAAATGA
- the rpiB gene encoding ribose 5-phosphate isomerase B, producing MKKVITEYDVESAFKKGEKLIHLIKGDIVTPLAKDRSKELGIKLEISTGSPHAKIDSNADVQKSNWQKVFIGGDHTGFRIRNYLINILTSKGFEVENLGSYDENSCDYPDYAIAVAKAVRTNQNSFGILVDATGIPSAITANKLKGIRAATCYNEFSAKSAREHNNANILVMGARTLGEDSIKSILETFIRTDFAGGRHQKRLDKISEIEQDS from the coding sequence ATGAAAAAGGTAATTACTGAATATGATGTTGAAAGCGCTTTTAAAAAGGGAGAGAAACTCATTCATCTGATTAAGGGAGATATAGTAACACCTTTAGCGAAAGACAGATCGAAAGAATTAGGAATTAAACTGGAAATCAGTACTGGTAGTCCTCATGCAAAAATTGACAGTAATGCAGATGTTCAAAAATCTAATTGGCAAAAAGTGTTTATCGGCGGCGATCACACAGGATTCAGGATCAGAAATTATCTGATTAATATTTTGACGTCAAAAGGTTTTGAGGTGGAAAACCTGGGTAGTTATGATGAAAATTCATGTGATTATCCTGATTATGCAATAGCGGTTGCCAAAGCGGTTAGAACAAATCAGAATTCATTTGGGATTCTTGTTGATGCCACCGGAATACCTTCAGCTATAACCGCGAATAAGTTAAAAGGAATTAGAGCTGCGACGTGTTATAACGAATTCAGCGCAAAGAGTGCCCGCGAACATAATAATGCAAACATCCTCGTGATGGGAGCCAGGACTCTAGGAGAAGATTCTATCAAATCAATTTTAGAAACATTTATACGAACAGACTTTGCCGGAGGCAGACATCAAAAAAGACTGGATAAAATTTCTGAGATTGAACAAGACTCTTAA